In Phaseolus vulgaris cultivar G19833 chromosome 3, P. vulgaris v2.0, whole genome shotgun sequence, the sequence CTTTTTATCAGAactttgtggtgcaggttaagctacccttgagcttttggtaggtttggagctcttagCGAACATATGCtcaagttcaggtaagggaaattagtttaaattttcaatacaaccctaggctagaagatttggatgtgggggtgacgtggtcaccaaatccaaattttgtttgcatgattgattgtttatgagtaatgcaaaatattgtttgaaataaaatgtgaatatgttgattttgataTGGATGATTTATGGTAGATGCTTCTGTTTGAATCTGAAAAATTGGTTGATTTGTATAGTTGATATATTGTACGTTACTTTTGAAGAGAAACGAgttatgtaaattatttttatttgactatgaatgatgaaattagGCATAATTATGCAGTTTTCTCTGCAAATCTCGCTCAGGCGAGCTAAttctcgctcaagtgagaatAGAATTGAAAGATGGGGTGCTCTCGGGTCCATTCTCGCTCAAATGAGAAGGAATCTCGCTCAGGCGAGACTTGTGATGAAATTATGTGTTCTCTCGGGTTCAATCTCACTCAAGCAAGAGAATTTTCGCTTGAGCAAGACCCATTCTCGTCCAAGCGAGTAAGTTTTCGCTTAAGCTAGACTTTGTAAAAAAGaacttaaaatttttatttttgcttttgaaaCCTAGTTTCTTGTTGCTTATTATGTTTAAgtgaaaattctaaattttatttaaaaatatgattaaaggaacttagttatgtgtttaagtgaaatttgagatatatttggattgtttaaaaagtttaaaatatgttgtgattgaatggtgtattgatgtgttaaatgaagtgtgcaatgatgtgaaagtgtgataaaaacatagtatttttaggaaaaaaaatatcgtgttgagattgttattaggacATATTGATCTGTTAGGTCCTGTTAATGAGACAATCATGTAAGACCTGAAAACATGAAAATAGTCCCCCCCCCCTTCATTTTTCACCCCACActttctctcttaattttctctccatgtttggataacttgctctAGGTTCTTAAATTTTGATGTGGTTCCCCTGTTTAAGGTAGATTTTCCATCAGAATAAGGAATTTCAGGTAGGAAAACcaactttaattttcaatagTACCATAAGCTAGAAGATCTGAATATGGAGGAGACGTGGTCCcaagtttcaatttctcttgcagggatgttatttgataaaattgtttgattttatgttgtgtgaacaaatataaatattaaattttgataatttggaagttaaatattttttttaatgttggaaaagttcttgaatgttatgaatttttCAATGTTacgtgattgaatgatatgtattatatatgaatgatgaaaattgtatgaaattgatgtcatacatttgggataatgtatgagttgttgtttgatggtacattaagtatgaaaagcctaTGTTTAACGGAGATCATCTaacttcactgatgatctaagtcatatagactaagatatcaagtgGTGAGAAGCTTATGAGAGAGTTCATACACACAGTGTCCTGCTGTAGACACTcagtattggatgtttgaacttaccctgatccttgaTGTATGGAATAAATGTTAGTCTttggtaggggcatacttaatgagtcttccggaagacgatGAATTCATGTGTAGTTAgtgtgattgaaatgaaatcaaagtaatatggattgaaatgaaattcaATGATTGTCACTGAGAATGACGGTACTATgtacacaaacactcgctaggatagactataaatgactctgataccatattataaagtagactttaagcctaactcaaccccatgagtcaaccccataaaaccagctcatggggtgagatttgcacccacttatatacaacgAAATATtctgatgtgagatctccaacaaataTTGCAATAGataaaacataatataaaacaatctctctatcttttatcttcacaataatatgataataataattatatattttatcttaattacctTTTTTGGTTGGCCAACATCTAGGCCAACCTCGTGACCCACCCTTTGGGTCCAATAGCCAAAGTCCGGAACCCTCGAGCACTCTTGTCTAGTACATTTACcatgttaaatattttaaaaattttaaaaatttaaaatttttatttaaataaaactttaaatattttatctcaCAATCATAAatatgtttgaatttttttacataatttttgttttttctaaaataaattcttatatagtacgaaaaataataataatcaattattcttatttaaattaaaaataattataatccataataaatcaattatattatttcctttaacattttttaagtaaatgaataattttataatgttataaataactcgtattttttaaaaaataattatttaatagtactaaaaataatttataatattttaattaattataaaaaataatttatattttattatttaaatatttaataaaataaaaataaatttaaaaattttcattttaaaaaaaattaaaaattcattcataactaaactttaatatatttttcccGCAAATCTGGACATCCCAAATCTTTTtaacctcactttcttcacataTTATTCCTAATTCTTTTCCTTAAATTCTGACACATTCAGCAGCCGGAGAGTGAAGACGAGAAACAGACAAGGAGCGAGTGAGGAAATAGGTAAATGTATCGTGTTCAAATGAAATGCCCGTGCATGTCATTGGTCACTCACTCCCAATGGAAACCTTTTTGCAAAATGCTTCTTCACTTTTCTTCAATTCATCACTTTCTACAACGCCTAAAATCTCCCATTACCAGGTTCGCTTTTCCATCCCTTGTAATCACAAATCAACGAGGAAAACCTTCATCTTGAGCATGGCACCCACCCCAGGTGATATTTGCTCTACTTTTCATTGCAAAATTGAATCTTTAAAGAAGTGCAGAGAAAGAAAACTGATGCAGTTGATGTGTTAACTACCCTTTTTTAGCTGTTGAGCAACACAGAGTGACAATACCCAACAAGCACGGTGAGAAACTAGTCGGCATATTACATGAATCTGGAAGCAGGGAGATTGTAATCTTGTGCCACGGTTTTCGCTCTTCGAAAGTTAGCTTCgttcatattttaaacttttacaTGTTAACCCGTTTTACCCGATAAGTTTCATCGCTCTAGTTTCCTAATGTTCAGGAAGCCAATGTAATAGTGAATCTTGCTGCTTCTTTGGAAAATGCCAGATTGAGTTCTTTCCGCTTTGACTTTTCTGGAAATGGGTAAGTCCAAAAGTAGTACCATACAAAGGCATAAATCCTAAAGATTCAAGTTACTTGTTACTGTATTAGCCTTATGAGCATTGCTGTGTTAAAAAAAGAAGTGACCTTGTTAAGGTTTGGATTGCTTGAAGGATATGTGTGTTAAACTTATCAATATTTGAAAGCTTTAAACTTGGTTTCCAATtgtaaaaaaaagaatgaattaGATTAGATGAATAATAGGTAAGGGTAATTACTGCAACATTTTATGAGCTGGAGATTGGAACAGCATAAGTTGGTATATCTAGATGATATAATTCAAGGCAATACAACCATTAGAATCATCTTGGGGCGCTTGAGTAATGTAAAGACAGTCTTAGGACCTGTTTTAACAAACTTCTGCGCGAGGATTTCCGaaagagaaaaacaagaaacaatgaAACTAGTTTCttgttaaaattaacttatgttcaagttaaaaaacaaaaatatagagAAACTATATGAGAAAGATTTTATGAATTTGTTTAtccataaattaattttaacttgtaGAGAAGTTTATTTCATTACAAGTCCTTAGTAATAATAGCTCCGAAGACACCAGTGAACCAAGCTTCTTAACAACAGTAAACTTGGGGATTTCTAATATAATATGGGATTTGAATTTTCCAATGAAGAGGCTTGTCAGTAAAGTGATTGCTATCTTCACTGCCTGTTGGATTAATGTGTGGAGTCCCACATTAAGTTGGATGAGTAGGATGAGATACTTAAGCCTCCACCTGATTGATTAGTTTTTTTGGGTTGAGCTAACAATTAAACAATCTTCAATTCAATACTTTTTAAGCATATATGTCCCTGACACTTTGGCCTCATCACATGGAATGATAGGTTGAAAACTCGATGGTAGTTACTCTCTCGATTTACTGTGCTACGTGAACTGTAATTTCTGCCATCTGGTCTTTATCATAGTCTTGCTTCATTCTATGTTTCCTTTAATTTATTGTTGGATTTTCCTTCTAGGGAAAGTGATGGCTCCTTTCAGTATGGTTACTATCGGAGGGAGGCTGAAGATTTACGTGCTGTAATTCAACATTTTCATGAATCAAACCGTGGAGTTAGTGCCATTGTCGGGCACAGTAAaggtattttaaattattttcctcGATCCCATCTTGCAAGTATCTCTACCAACAAGAAAAGGTCATGAAAGATAAGTCAGATAACATTTAGGTTGTAAGGACTGATAATTGATAATGTTATGACATTGTTCTTGTCATTTAATTTCCTACTGCCTTGGCTGTAAAGATAGCAAACATGAATGATGCCGCATGAAGATACTTCTGTTATTTCTGGCATAGAACCAGGATCAGCTCACTGTTACTTGGTACTTAATAACTGGCTAGTCTTCTATTATGAGCTAAGGCAgcatattaaaatgtaatttctGAGCTGCTTGCCAAAAACCTGCTACAGAGGAAATTGAGAAGtatcttttatttaaatatggtGTTTGTGAATTAGGATTATAGAACTATAGGTATCGTGGGTTATATAGTTCTTaaactatatatattatatgaataGGTAAAATTGATGAAAATTCCTTGACTTCTACTCTTTATTGACggtcattttttttcctttgtacTCAGTGAAACTTAACTTATTAGTGCAGCTTTGCCTCATACATCTTCCCAAATTGCTTCTCTGAAATTGCATGCTAATTGGACTATAATTAGTCATTGATGTTTCTTGATGCAGGAGGTGACGTGGTGCTTCTTTATGCTTCAAAATATCATGACATTAAAACAGTTGTCAACCTATCTGGACGCTATGATCTGAAGGCTGGAATTGAGGAGCGCCTTGGAAAAGATCACTTAGAAAGAATTAAGAAGGATGGTTTCATTGATGTGGAGAGATCAGGTAACTTGTAATTTAAGGACACTAGTTTCAGTGATATAGTGTCAGACTTTAGAGCATGTCGTAAGAGATAGTTTGAACGATCTGAGTGACTATCAATTACTTGTTTTTCCATTTTGAAGTTATGCTGCAAGTGTACTTGCTGAAATTAGCAAGCCTGGGACTAGGGTTTATCAGGCTTTTTCCATACTCTAATAATTTGGATTTGGTAGTTGTAACGCTCCTAAATATACACATCTATACTAGTCGTGTAGATATTTAAACTCAAAACACTATACACATGAAGTCTTTATACATTATCTTGGAACTTTAAGCTCtcaaaatacatatataaagTTGTAACATTCTAGGAATATAATAAACCATACTCCTAGCTCTGCTTGGAATCATTTCCCTAACTATAAGAACATTTGTTTTTGTGCAAAGTACGATGATACCAGTAGCACAATACACAACACCAAGGTGAGCTAAttttttgaacattcacatttCTCATGATatcatatcatatatatatatgtgtgtgtgtccatatatatatataatatatatgtatatatctatatatatatatctatatatgtatgtatgtatgcatGTATCATCCACATCATCACAACAATTTCAATCCCGAGAACAACTTAATCACATATATCTTATTCTGGAGAACCATAAAAGCAACAAATTACACCTGATT encodes:
- the LOC137807221 gene encoding putative uncharacterized protein YDL057W isoform X2; translated protein: MAPTPAVEQHRVTIPNKHGEKLVGILHESGSREIVILCHGFRSSKEANVIVNLAASLENARLSSFRFDFSGNGESDGSFQYGYYRREAEDLRAVIQHFHESNRGVSAIVGHSKGGDVVLLYASKYHDIKTVVNLSGRYDLKAGIEERLGKDHLERIKKDGFIDVERSGNFEYRVTLESLMDRLDTNMHEACLQIDEECRVLTVHGSSDKVVPAEDASKFAKIIPNHKLHIIEKANHSFTDHQDELSSVVVNFIKETLHKDRGTAN
- the LOC137807221 gene encoding putative uncharacterized protein YDL057W isoform X1, whose amino-acid sequence is MPVHVIGHSLPMETFLQNASSLFFNSSLSTTPKISHYQVRFSIPCNHKSTRKTFILSMAPTPAVEQHRVTIPNKHGEKLVGILHESGSREIVILCHGFRSSKEANVIVNLAASLENARLSSFRFDFSGNGESDGSFQYGYYRREAEDLRAVIQHFHESNRGVSAIVGHSKGGDVVLLYASKYHDIKTVVNLSGRYDLKAGIEERLGKDHLERIKKDGFIDVERSGNFEYRVTLESLMDRLDTNMHEACLQIDEECRVLTVHGSSDKVVPAEDASKFAKIIPNHKLHIIEKANHSFTDHQDELSSVVVNFIKETLHKDRGTAN